The proteins below are encoded in one region of Drosophila santomea strain STO CAGO 1482 chromosome 2R, Prin_Dsan_1.1, whole genome shotgun sequence:
- the LOC120444339 gene encoding EH domain-binding protein 1 isoform X2: MASVWKRLQRNFKRAAKFQFTASYHDLHLETTAKWRPSNLSIVWTRRSRRVASAPLPWEPDMMNPLVGNIAWPVPDNHTISVTLFKDPRTHELEDKDWTFVIEDVTPMGKKRVLANASINMRKYASIESTQQSFTLTLKPVSKKITAASLELTISCVFLREGKATDEDMQSVVSMMSVNNNDVAPLDDLEDIPDLDGFSEITDNFNDFTQQLEHMTTSLNGCIDVATPQSEADGKREAATKLDLPTAASGGSSGAEESLKTPNGLQPLVDKTPIRSPDEVMQPQQTPAESLKSKTKETFDKMVTSTPLEPNISKDDVKPKKKRALFFTEKEDEQSLRVESVSEDTTKTIGDNSTTKEKPKEESQSSKDASSVVVPSAKRPELQPLNLKKSYEPSPTPEPAPAPAPASVINESIGSGFSTSGSLNNSLKPVEKIVLKENTPGQDLLEWCKEVTKDYPNVKVTNLTTSWRNGMAFCAIIHHFVPELIDMSKLSAHDVVGNCRIGFDAAESLGIPRVIEPRDMNMLTVPDKLAVMTYLHQLRAHFTGKQLKIEQIGSTADESSYVIGDYKSDNLSQNRINFSHPKSLLLHQNSFDEEINGSNKSEQLSPTSKKDVKNLILYNSKNILDKVLSPTKDKNSINASQHANQSPMLSCQTPPPQDEALDKGSQPGGKENSSITTIDPQAASRILTRHKLMSEKAKLMMEKRKLNKTSDANDEERQQRLREQARRLILETRVKSGGSIESPTRPKLERTISPIHNGAEEFYMEHVKKLEPGSPSHRLSDPKVLQSFNAIVDRVSPKHEKRGDKLSYIDSELEALEREQEAIDQKASNLEAKLRAVMGGNPSNNRRGGARNSNPFLRLIRNSIGGGDVIRIKLLDSDDESLFGGGAGSGGGRSGACSEDDDRDSSSDSVCNSGDELHTRLRPRPRSHSCFVNVNKNHPSTINTPAHLRPHHVHHVVPYTHLLDSSPSALSSQQSSCDNLPACSDDDEVLALAATGRAASLRRQQDRHRRRRQRRERRSHLCHSPSHCETEETEEQLLSQWFTLVNKKNALLRRQMQLNILEQEKDLERKYTMLNQELRAAQSVEDWRKTEVQREKERLLLEELMTIVDKRDQLVQHLHNQEIAIEDDQEIARKLEHVDISAEKDKCVLQ; this comes from the exons ATGGCCAGTGTATGGAAGCGATTGCAGCGCAATTTCAAGCGAGCCGCCAAATTCCAGTTCACCGCATCGTACCACGATCTGCATCTGGAAACCACCGCCAAGTG GCGGCCGTCGAACCTCTCCATCGTTTGGACCAGAAGATCTAGACGAGTGGCCAGTGCTCCCTTGCCATGGGAGCCGGACATGATGAACCCCCTGGTGGGCAACATAGCCTGGCCAGTGCCCGACAATCACACCATATCTGTCACCCTATTCAAGGATCCCCGGACACACGAGCTGGAGGACAAGGACTGGACGTTCGTCATCGAAGAT GTCACTCCGATGGGCAAGAAACGTGTGCTGGCCAATGCCAGCATCAATATGAGGAAGTATGCCAGCATAGAATCCACTCAGCAGAGCTTTACATTGACACTAAAGCCAGTCTCGAAGAAGATTACGGCGGCCAGTTTGGAACTCACGATTAGCTGTGTATTCTTGCGAGAAGGAAAGGCTAC AGATGAGGACATGCAGAGCGTTGTCTCCATGATGTCCGTGAACAATAATGATGTGGCGCCTTTGGATGATTTGGAGGATATTCCCGATCTAGATGGCTTCAGTGAGATTACGGACAATTTTAATGACTTTACCCAGCAACTGGAGCATATGACAACTAGCCTAAATGGCTGCATTGATGTGGCCACGCCTCAAAGTG AAGCCGACGGCAAGCGGGAAGCTGCCACCAAGTTAGACTTGCCCACAGCTGCATCCGGTGGTTCTAGTGGTGCTGAAGAGTCCCTGAAAACGCCGAATGGACTGCAACCGCTGGTGGACAAAACGCCAATAAGGTCACCAGATGAAGTTATGCAGCCACAGCAGACACCGGCGGAGTCATTGAAGTCTAAAACTAAAGAAACCTTTGACAAAATGGTCACCTCAACGCCCCTCGAACCCAACATTAGCAAGGATGATGTGAAGCCAAAGAAGAAGAGGGCTCTATTCTTCACTGAAAAGGAGGATGAGCAGTCCTTAAGGGTGGAAAGTGTCAGTGAGGATACCACCAAGACTATCGGCGACAACAGCACCACTAAGGAAAAGCCCAAAGAAGAAAGCCAGTCCAGCAAGGATGCCTCATCCGTGGTGGTTCCGAGTGCCAAGCGCCCTGAACTGCAGCCCCTGAACTTAAAGAAGAGCTACGAACCCTCGCCGACACCTGAACCCGCACCTGCACCCGCACCCGCATCTGTGATAAACGAATCGATTGGATCGGGTTTTAGTACCTCTGGCTCGTTGAACAACAGCCTCAAGCCGGTGGAGAAGATCGTGCTGAAGGAGAACACGCCCGGGCAGGATCTGCTGGAGTGGTGCAAAGAAGTTACCAAAGACTACCCCAATGTGAAGGTTACCAACCTTACGACTAGCTGGCGCAACGGCATGGCCTTCTGCGCTATTATTCATCACTTTGTGCCGGAGCTCAT TGATATGTCCAAGCTGAGCGCCCATGACGTTGTGGGCAACTGTCGGATTGGCTTCGATGCGGCGGAGTCATTAGGAATACCTCGTGTAATCGAGCCGCGCGACATGAATATGCTGACAGTACCGGACAAGTTGGCCGTGATGACTTATTTGCATCAGTTGCGGGCGCACTTCACCGGCAAGCAGCTAAAAATTGAGCAAATCG GTTCAACGGCAGACGAATCGAGCTACGTGATTGGAGACTACAAGTCGGACAATTTGTCGCAGAATCGTATTAACTTTTCACACCCCAAGTCGTTGTTGCTGCATCAAAACTCATTCGATGAGGAGATAAACGGTTCAAATAAGTCGGAGCAACTATCTCCCACAAGCAAAAAGGATGTGAAGAATCTGATTTTGTACAACTCTAAGAATATTCTGGACAAGGTGCTGTCGCCCACCAAGGACAAGAACTCTATCAACGCATCGCAGCACGCAAATCAGTCGCCCATGCTCAGCTGCCAGACACCGCCGCCGCAGGATGAAGCGCTGGATAAGGGGTCACAACCGGGTGGCAAGGAGAACAGCTCCATAACCACCATTGATCCCCAGGCAGCCAGT CGAATTTTAACGCGCCACAAGCTGATGAGCGAAAAAGCCAAGCTGATGATGGAAAAGCGAAAGCTTAACAAAACCAGCGACGCGAACGAC GAGGAGAGGCAGCAGCGTCTGCGGGAACAGGCTCGTCGCCTTATCCTGGAGACTCGTGTGAAGAGCGGTGGCTCCATCGAGAGTCCAACCAGGCCCAAGTTGGAGCGCACCATCTCGCCGATCCACAACGGAGCCGAGGAGTTCTACATGGAGCACGTGAAAAAGCTGGAGCCAGGCAGTCCTAGTCATAGGTTAAGTGATCCGAAGGTTCTACAGTCCTTCAACGCAATCGTGGACCGCGTCTCACCAAAGCACGAGAAGAGG GGTGACAAGCTGTCCTACATCGATTCCGAGCTGGAGGCCCTCGAGCGGGAGCAGGAGGCTATCGACCAGAAGGCCAGCAATCTGGAGGCCAAGCTGCGCGCCGTAATGGGCGGCAATCCAAGTAATAATCGTCGGGGTGGCGCTAGAAACAGCAACCCCTTCCTTAGGCTAATCCGAAATAGTATTGGTGGTGGTGATGTGATACGCATTAAGCTGCTCGACTCGGATGACGAGAGCCTTTTTGGTGGAGGTGCCGGTAGTGGTGGCGGTCGTAGCGGAGCGTGCAGCGAGGACGACGACAGGGACTCGTCCAGCGATAGTGTCTGCAACTCCGGCGACGAGTTGCACACGCGTCTGCGCCCCCGGCCACGCTCCCATTCGTGttttgtgaatgtgaataAGAACCATCCATCGACCATAAACACGCCCGCTCATCTGCGCCCGCATCATGTGCATCATGTTGTGCCCTACACCCACCTGCTAGACAGTTCCCCGTCGGCGCTCTCCTCGCAGCAGTCTTCCTGTGATAATCTGCCTGCGTGCAGCGATGATGACGAGGTCCTGGCGCTGGCGGCCACTGGTCGTGCGGCCTCCTTGCGGCGGCAGCAGGATCGCCATAGGCGACGCCGTCAGCGGCGGGAGCGGCGCTCCCATTTATGTCACAGTCCCAGTCATTGTG AGACCGAGGAGACAGAGGAGCAACTGCTATCGCAATGGTTTACGCTGGTCAACAAGAAGAACGCACTCCTCCGACGACAAATGCAGCTAAATATTCT CGAACAAGAAAAAGATTTGGAGCGAAAGTATACAATGCTTAATCAAGAGCTCCGCGCTGCGCAGTCTGTGGAAGATTGGCGCAAGACGGAAGTTCAGCGGGAGAAGGAGCGACTGCTGCTCGAGGAACTGATGACGATTGTCGACAAGCGTGACCAGTTGGTTCAGCATTTGCACAACCAAGAGATAGC GATCGAAGACGACCAGGAGATCGCGAGAAAACTGGAGCACGTGGACATCAGTGCTGAAAAAGACAAATGTGTTCTTCAATAG